The Ciconia boyciana chromosome 17, ASM3463844v1, whole genome shotgun sequence genome contains a region encoding:
- the OMG gene encoding oligodendrocyte-myelin glycoprotein, with product MEYQILNTSTCLLVLLFFIPTGLGVCPSNCTCSGNDRNVDCSGRNLTILPHGLQDNITYLNLSFNQFVDLDHQLTRFTNLRTLDISNNWLKNVPAHLPKSLWELYAINNNIKVLQKLDTAYQWNLKVLDVSRNMVERAVLINNTLSSLKFLNLSCNKLWTVPTNMPYNIETVDLSNNFLSQILPGTLVRLQHLTSLYLHNNKFTYIPDKAFDQLFQLQVVTLYNNPWSCGDKQNIPYLLKWVQGTAASVIGAPCANQSVLWLNATSTSAAPAVIDPSLMIKGMKAADKATSPVATEPTKMTKMHKQFKAKEVSTLATLSQTVLFTSTDRPLLLYPEDLTTRKVSSQEAAATHTIHIQDSTEVNSSLTRSTGSSTTPMTLSITSGMPTNYSKMPQSTTATLRKEESTTNILNTHVPSKASICEMYLFYVVMLNALAMFIG from the coding sequence ATGGAATACCAGATATTGAATACATCTACCTGTCTGCTGgtccttctgtttttcatacCCACTGGTTTGGGTGTCTGTCCTTCTAACTGTACATGCTCAGGAAATGACAGGAATGTGGACTGTTCAGGCAGAAACTTAACTATACTGCCACATGGACTTCAAGACAACATTACATATTTAAATCTGTCCTTTAACCAGTTCGTAGATCTCGATCATCAGCTAACGAGATTCACCAATTTGAGGACCCttgatatttcaaataattGGCTCAAGAATGTTCCTGCTCATCTGCCCAAGTCCTTATGGGAATTATATGCCATAAACAACAACATTAAAGTTCTTCAGAAACTTGATACAGCTTACCAGTGGAATCTTAAAGTGCTCGATGTTTCCAGGAACATGGTGGAAAGAGCTGTTCTGATCAACAACACACTGAGCAGTCTCAAGTTTCTCAATCTCAGTTGCAACAAACTTTGGACAGTTCCAACCAATATGCCCTACAACATAGAGACGGTGGATCTATCCAACAACTTCTTGTCCCAGATACTTCCAGGAACACTGGTGAGACTACAACACCTTACAAGCCTCTACCTGCACAACAACAAGTTCACGTACATTCCTGACAAAGCTTTTGACCAGCTCTTTCAGCTGCAAGTAGTAACACTATACAACAACCCGTGGTCCTGCGGCGATAAACAAAACATCCCGTATTTGCTTAAATGGGTGCAGGGAACAGCTGCCAGTGTTATAGGGGCTCCCTGTGCCAATCAATCCGTGCTTTGGCTGAATGCCACATCAACTTCAGCGGCTCCCGCAGTTATAGACCCCAGCCTCATGATTAAAGGAATGAAGGCAGCAGACAAAGCTACTTCTCCAGTGGCAACTGAACCaaccaaaatgacaaaaatgcatAAACAATTTAAAGCTAAGGAAGTTTCTACCTTGGCGACCTTAAGCCAAACTGTGCTGTTTACGAGCACAGACCGACCCCTACTCCTCTACCCAGAAGATCTGACAACTAGGAAGGTTAGCTctcaagaagcagcagccacacACACAATCCACATCCAAGATTCAACGGAGGTGAACTCGAGCCTGACTCGTTCAACAGGATCTTCCACTACTCCCATGACTTTAAGTATCACCAGTGGAATGCCAACAAACTACTCCAAAATGCCTCAGAGCACAACTGCTACCTTAAGGAAAGAGGAATCcactacaaatattttgaatactCACGTGCCCTCCAAAGCAAGTATCTGTgagatgtatttgttttatgttGTAATGCTTAATGCACTGGCAATGTTTATTGGCTAA